Proteins from a genomic interval of Crassostrea angulata isolate pt1a10 chromosome 7, ASM2561291v2, whole genome shotgun sequence:
- the LOC128155960 gene encoding uncharacterized protein LOC128155960: protein MSKYFLRSKGSDSLDILPSFVLNMPHTGTPSNSNQEDTSSPPSIRQELLQQKEEEIIALRARIEQERTRQVDQEDEMQGLRERIRNMEREQQVQQDVHVQPLTTPPPMSYNTPPSTTPDRLSVRLEKFDGKTSAVQWWVKFMALVNLQGLTEQKAILYLPFFFLGTAETWFNALDTTVKSSLTAIHTAFINRFKPVSHHAFDLLKFIQGENESVEEFIQRVSEKATDLKVDSQKLMGRLMGGFKQNIRKDLIRHNPTTMEDLRTQALLAELAQSLEPDTNAIQSATNASLCTAVNSLEDRIQNMETTNMNMVNMVNSQSFHNNRPRPNQRQYRQNPRYQQPQPPQYQAQFPPTQYQPMTQYHQPAPFQAMQSNQPQHPAQYQQMPRPIPNGQQQTRQSSGKCQRCGPLLRTLHNFMFLLVAILVLHPASPSPIETSNGLIQRINYGVVFKEEPNIILAQEYWMHTFRIPLPKRFAIPKVEKCTGDKQRCSTLNSLSHFVHNLHMQAATHFNETMKSIQVLLPSVDLNRVPRRRQTRALLPFVGSLSKSFFGTATMDDVNILASHINMLTRHTNQMANLLVQHSDHLSSFMKLTDSRMNNLKNGIKNNAFAISLLATKLANFSELESSFVNISEVLLNQVNKVTVYKNKMNRLVSAVQTLIEGKLSPFLISKSIIGHTLHQITGLLRKSYHGFHLVHTDPSLFYAQGKFLYARHRSDLYITLKFPISSQPSSMKLFKVISMPVPISNTSGQATQLLSIPEYLAVSQHHDNYVQLKAKDLINCNHGDTVVCDTNYALTPFTTNSCVLSLYTHNVKVVHKLCNFRYLQNYKPQTNILEITSTSVLVYHSSQLSLNCPAEQKILPGCHFCIIDIPCRCSLSTSNLYFAPRLVNCYNQSKQYSTLHPVNLALLQEFFDDTQVSHISANSTFSKPVSFSIPQFQMYNHTFNQFLANDLKSHLNLKKMVEATKKEKKIFQHLAEPLIDGQIELTPPWPSTNDILTIVSISIAAIALACCILLFFKVRKMHIALMLMQNIHMAKSQEVPSFIYKALTTAAPSDSQTWLMEEFSLLHAYIIIGTLSFILVVILFAWLYHRKSRKHTFLALELTTGGQCVLVPIMQLSLCPSYYDIQKPNIGTISISDFPYTKLYANWSNFIVTDKRTDKTISVPKSIQISCYIGHKLKNILKQPFSAYVLLVHQNYVFHL from the exons ATGTCAAAGTACTTTTTGCGTTCTAAAGGAAGTGATAGTTTAGACATCTTACCATCATTTGTATTGAATATGCCTCATACCGGAACTCCGTCAAATAGCAATCAGGAGGACACATCATCACCCCCAAGCATAAGACAAGAACTACTTCAGCAAAAAGAAGAGGAAATCATAGCATTACGAGCGAGGATAGAGCAGGAAAGGACACGACAAGTGGACCAGGAGGACGAAATGCAAGGACTCCGAGAAAGAATAAGGAACATGGAGAGAGAGCAACAAGTTCAGCAAGATGTACATGTTCAGCCATTGACAACACCGCCCCCCATGTCCTACAACACGCCACCATCAACCACTCCGGACCGGTTAAGTGTGCGACTCGAGAAGTTCGATGGGAAGACCTCCGCGGTACAATGGTGGGTTAAATTTATGGCTCTTGTTAACCTCCAAGGACTGACGGAGCAGAAAGCCATCCTATACCTCCCCTTTTTCTTCCTTGGAACTGCGGAAACATGGTTCAACGCACTAGATACCACGGTGAAATCATCATTAACAGCCATACACACAGCCTTCATTAATCGATTCAAACCTGTGTCACATCATGCGTTCGATCTTTTGAAATTCATACAAGGAGAAAACGAATCTGTGGAAGAGTTCATCCAGCGTGTATCGGAAAAAGCAACAGATTTGAAAGTTGATTCACAAAAATTAATGGGAAGACTCATGGGCGGATTCAAGCAAAACATCCGGAAAGATCTTATTCGCCACAACCCAACAACAATGGAGGACCTCCGTACTCAGGCTCTGTTAGCAGAGCTTGCACAGAGTCTGGAACCAGACACCAATGCCATCCAGAGTGCCACCAACGCATCGCTGTGCACGGCAGTAAATTCCCTTGAAGATAGGATACAGAATATGGAAACAACCAATATGAACATGGTGAATATGGTGAACAGTCAAAGTTTCCATAACAACAGACCTAGGCCCAATCAGAGACAATACCGTCAAAACCCTAGGTACCAGCAGCCGCAGCCACCTCAGTATCAGGCACAGTTTCCACCTACGCAATATCAGCCGATGACCCAGTATCACCAACCCGCCCCGTTTCAAGCGATGCAGTCGAATCAGCCACAGCACCCGGCCCAGTACCAGCAGATGCCCCGACCCATACCCAATGGTCAGCAGCAGACGCGGCAGTCCTCGGGCAAATGTCAAAGATGTG GACCATTATTGAGGACCCTGCATAACTTTATGTTCCTATTGGTGGCCATACTAGTCCTGCACCCCGCATCCCCAAGTCCAATTGAAACAAGCAACGGTTTAATTCAACGCATAAATTACGGTGTTGTCTTTAAGGAGGAACCTAATATCATCCTAGCCCAAGAATATTGGATGCATACATTCAGAATTCCCCTTCCAAAAAGGTTTGCCATACCAAAAGTTGAAAAGTGTACAGGAGATAAACAAAGATGCTCTACTTTAAACAGTTTGAGTCATTTTGTTCATAATCTACATATGCAAGCAGCAACTCATTTCAATGAAACCATGAAATCTATTCAAGTATTACTTCCAAGTGTAGACCTCAATAGAGTTCCACGTAGGAGACAGACAAGGGCACTGTTACCATTTGTGGGTTCGTTGTCAAAAAGTTTTTTTGGAACTGCCACAATGGACGATGTAAACATACTTGCGTCTCACATTAATATGTTGACAAGGCACACTAATCAAATGGCAAACTTATTGGTACAACACAGCGATCATTTATCTTCTTTCATGAAATTGACTGATTCTCGTATGAACAATTTGAAGAATGGTAtcaaaaacaatgcttttgCAATTTCACTTTTAGCAACAAAGTTGGCTAATTTTAGTGAGTTAGAATCatcttttgtaaatatttctgaagttttgtTAAATCAAGTCAACAAGGTAACTgtgtacaaaaacaaaatgaataggTTAGTTTCAGCTGTCCAAACTCTTATTGAAGGCAAGTTGTCCccctttttgatttcaaaatctATCATTGGTCATACTCTTCATCAAATTACTGGCTTGTTAAGAAAATCATATCATGGGTTTCATTTAGTCCACACTGATCCCTCATTGTTCTATGCACAAGGCAAATTTTTGTATGCCAGACATCGATCAGATTTGTACATTACTTTAAAATTCCCCATCTCATCTCAACCTTCCAGTATGAAATTGTTTAAAGTCATTTCTATGCCAGTCCCTATTTCGAACACTTCAGGCCAAGCAACCCAACTTTTGTCTATCCCGGAATATTTAGCAGTCTCCCAACATCATGATAACTATGTACAACTGAAAGCAAAAGATTTGATTAACTGCAATCATGGTGACACAGTTGTTTGCGACACTAACTATGCATTAACTCCCTTCACTACTAACTCTTGTGTATTGTCTCTGTACACTCACAATGTTAAAGTAGTTCACAAATTATGCAATTTTCGTTATCTTCAAAACTACAAACCCCAAACTAACATTCTTGAAATAACCTCCACTTCAGTTTTAGTTTACCATAGTTCTCAACTTTCCCTAAACTGTCCAGCCGAACAGAAAATTCTACCAGGTTGTCATTTTTGCATTATAGATATTCCTTGTAGGTGCTCATTATCAACAAGCAATCTTTATTTTGCCCCAAGATTAGTCAATTGTTACAATCAATCAAAGCAATATTCAACACTTCATCCTGTAAATTTGGCTTTATTGCAGGAATTCTTTGATGACACTCAAGTATCTCATATCTCTGCAAATTCAACTTTTTCAAAACCAGTTTCCTTTTCCATCCCTCAATTTCAGATGTACAATCATACTTTCAATCAATTTTTGGCTAATgatctgaaaagtcatcttaatttaaagaaaatggtagaAGCAActaagaaagaaaagaaaatttttcaacATCTAGCAGAACCTCTGATAGATGGACAGATTGAATTAACCCCACCTTGGCCTAGTACTAATGATATATTAACAATTGTTTCAATTAGTATTGCTGCCATTGCACTTGCATGTTGTATTTTGTTGTTCTTCAAGGTTAGAAAAATGCACATTGCACTTATGTTAATGCAAAATATTCACATGGCCAAATCTCAGGAAGTCCCTTCATTCATCTATAAAGCTTTAACCACTGCAGCACCCTCAGATTCCCAAACTTGGTTAATGGAGGAATTTTCATTGTTACATGCTTACATCATCATTGGAACTTTATCATTTATTCTAGTCGTCATTCTATTTGCTTGGCTTTATCACAGAAAATCTAGAAAACACACTTTTTTGGCACTAGAGTTAACAACCGGTGGTCAATGTGTATTGGTCCCAATCATGCAGTTGTCATTGTGTCCTTCTTATTATGACATTCAAAAACCAAATATTGGCACTATTTCAATTTCGGATTTCCCCTATACCAAATTATATGCAAATTGGTCAAACTTTATTGTAACAGACAAGCGCACTGACAAAACAATCTCTGTTCCCAAGTCTATTCAGATCAGCTGTTACATTGGTCATAaacttaaaaacattttgaaacaaCCTTTCAGTGCATATGTTCTCTTGGTCCATCAAAATTATGTTTTCCATCTCTGA